The following proteins are encoded in a genomic region of Saccharopolyspora antimicrobica:
- a CDS encoding CPBP family intramembrane glutamic endopeptidase — translation MRTKIAVRPVLAFTALAWAGMWVAMLPLLISGFQRTSSDIDMSTLEQICIGAAMLTPALAAFVVLRRWERGTPIRATLGLTWNRRTALECLLALVCPLALTLLALAIGTATGTYHPDLTDFSGFRRQFAPETTGQQGVPLTALVLWAGSLLLQMLISLPLFFGEELGWQGYLFPRLRPRGPVFAVLVTGVVFALWHLPTLLMGGQYPGTSWPVAIGSFLISCVLVVPIFAWLRSRSASVLPAVVAHTAVSTASVHLPWVLADADNPPHPLTTGLTAWPGWLAIALLLAVLVIRRRSRGSD, via the coding sequence GTGAGAACGAAGATCGCCGTCCGACCCGTGCTGGCCTTCACCGCGCTCGCTTGGGCGGGGATGTGGGTCGCCATGCTGCCGTTGCTCATCAGCGGCTTCCAGCGCACCAGCAGTGACATCGACATGAGCACCCTGGAACAGATCTGCATCGGCGCGGCGATGCTCACGCCCGCTCTCGCGGCATTCGTCGTGCTGCGCCGCTGGGAGCGCGGAACGCCGATCCGCGCGACGCTCGGGCTGACCTGGAACCGGCGCACCGCGCTGGAATGCCTGCTGGCCCTCGTCTGCCCGCTGGCGCTGACGCTGCTGGCACTCGCGATCGGCACCGCCACGGGCACCTACCACCCGGATCTCACCGACTTCTCCGGATTCCGCCGCCAGTTCGCGCCGGAAACGACCGGGCAGCAAGGAGTTCCGCTGACCGCGCTGGTGCTGTGGGCCGGTTCGCTGCTGCTGCAGATGCTGATCTCGCTGCCGCTGTTCTTCGGGGAGGAGCTCGGCTGGCAGGGCTACCTGTTCCCGCGCCTGCGCCCGCGCGGACCGGTTTTCGCCGTGCTGGTCACCGGTGTCGTGTTCGCGCTCTGGCACCTGCCCACGCTGCTGATGGGCGGCCAGTACCCGGGCACCTCGTGGCCGGTGGCGATCGGCTCCTTCCTGATCAGCTGCGTGCTGGTGGTGCCGATCTTCGCCTGGCTCCGCAGCCGGTCGGCATCGGTGCTCCCGGCCGTCGTCGCGCACACCGCGGTCAGCACGGCGTCGGTGCACCTGCCGTGGGTCCTAGCCGACGCCGACAACCCGCCGCACCCGCTCACCACCGGCCTGACCGCGTGGCCGGGTTGGCTGGCCATTGCCCTGCTGCTAGCAGTGCTGGTGATCCGGCGCCGCAGCCGCGGTTCCGACTGA
- a CDS encoding sensor histidine kinase has protein sequence MDLRSAVRGSGVLLLALATGLPALVALPLVLVNCLLVVMGVGIFVLPAAAAVLHRWTEWERRRAGRYLGVQVDPIRSATGFKQVVRSPVTRRDLRWLVVHALFGVVVGLLGLVATVGVPSTLVSLALWSSTPDITLLGVQPSGWGAAFVLAAGQIALAGALFVWGVPPLARAQARISLRLLTPPESEIEAQRLAERVDVLAETRAGALEAHGAELRRIERDLHDGTQAQLVSIALRLGIAEKAAADDPETALRLVREARGGAEEAMAGLRDVVRTLYPPILADRGLAGAVFALGARCAVTTEVSVGDLGEVPAAVEAAAYFVVAESLTNVAKHSGAERATVALTRADGELRVEVGDDGAGGATEEGGTGLTGIRQRVAALDGRTSVHSPAGGPTRIEVALPCGF, from the coding sequence ATGGATTTGCGTTCTGCAGTGCGCGGGTCGGGAGTTCTGCTACTCGCGCTGGCGACCGGGCTGCCGGCTCTCGTCGCCCTGCCGCTCGTTCTGGTCAACTGCCTGCTCGTCGTGATGGGCGTCGGGATCTTCGTGCTGCCCGCCGCCGCGGCGGTACTGCACCGCTGGACCGAGTGGGAGCGGCGGCGGGCCGGGCGGTATCTCGGCGTCCAGGTCGACCCGATCCGCTCGGCGACCGGGTTCAAGCAGGTCGTCCGCTCGCCGGTGACCCGGCGGGACCTGCGCTGGCTGGTGGTGCACGCGCTGTTCGGCGTGGTCGTGGGACTGCTCGGGCTGGTCGCGACAGTGGGAGTGCCTTCGACGCTGGTGTCGCTCGCGCTCTGGTCGTCCACCCCCGACATCACGCTGTTGGGTGTGCAGCCGTCCGGATGGGGCGCCGCGTTCGTGCTCGCAGCCGGGCAGATCGCGCTGGCAGGTGCGTTGTTCGTGTGGGGCGTGCCGCCGCTGGCGAGGGCGCAGGCCCGGATCTCGCTGCGGCTGCTGACCCCGCCCGAGTCGGAAATCGAGGCGCAGCGCCTCGCGGAGCGGGTCGACGTGCTCGCCGAGACCAGGGCCGGGGCGTTGGAGGCGCACGGCGCGGAGTTGCGGCGCATCGAACGGGATCTCCACGACGGCACGCAGGCCCAGCTGGTCTCGATCGCGCTGCGGCTGGGGATCGCGGAGAAGGCCGCCGCCGACGATCCGGAGACCGCGCTGCGGCTGGTGCGCGAGGCCCGCGGCGGAGCCGAGGAGGCCATGGCCGGACTGCGCGACGTCGTGCGGACGCTCTACCCGCCGATCCTCGCCGACCGCGGGCTGGCCGGAGCGGTGTTCGCGCTCGGCGCGCGCTGCGCGGTGACCACCGAGGTCTCCGTCGGCGATCTCGGCGAGGTGCCCGCCGCGGTCGAGGCCGCCGCGTACTTCGTGGTCGCCGAGTCGCTCACCAACGTCGCGAAGCACTCCGGAGCTGAGCGCGCCACGGTCGCGCTGACCAGGGCGGACGGCGAACTGCGGGTCGAGGTCGGCGACGACGGCGCGGGCGGTGCGACGGAGGAGGGCGGCACCGGGCTGACCGGCATCCGGCAGCGGGTCGCCGCGCTGGACGGCCGCACCTCGGTGCACAGCCCGGCAGGCGGGCCGACCCGGATCGAGGTGGCCCTGCCGTGCGGGTTCTGA
- a CDS encoding response regulator: protein MRVLIVEDNVILAEGLKLLLAAAEIEVAGVHTEAASFLEAVVADPPDIAVVDVRLPPSFRDEGVRAALRARELHPELPVLLFSQYVEETYARELLSDGRGAVGYLLKDRVSRVDEFVDSLRRIAAGATVMDPEVVSQLMTRRHDPLAALTPREREVLALMAAGYANGEIAQRLVVTERAVLKHVGNIFAKLDLPVGDSGHRRVLAVLAHLGG, encoded by the coding sequence GTGCGGGTTCTGATCGTCGAGGACAACGTCATCCTCGCCGAGGGCCTGAAGCTGCTGCTGGCCGCGGCTGAGATCGAGGTGGCCGGGGTGCACACCGAAGCCGCGTCGTTCCTCGAAGCGGTGGTGGCGGATCCGCCGGACATCGCGGTGGTGGACGTGCGGCTGCCGCCCTCGTTCCGCGACGAGGGCGTGCGGGCCGCGCTGCGCGCCCGCGAGCTGCACCCGGAGCTGCCGGTGCTGCTGTTCTCGCAGTACGTCGAGGAGACCTACGCGCGTGAGCTGCTCTCCGACGGCCGTGGCGCGGTGGGCTACCTGCTCAAGGACCGCGTGTCGCGGGTGGACGAGTTCGTCGACTCGCTGCGCCGGATCGCGGCCGGGGCCACGGTGATGGACCCCGAGGTCGTCTCGCAGCTGATGACTCGCCGCCACGACCCGCTGGCCGCGCTGACGCCCCGCGAACGCGAGGTCCTCGCGCTGATGGCCGCCGGTTACGCCAACGGCGAGATCGCCCAGCGCTTGGTGGTCACCGAGCGCGCGGTGCTCAAGCACGTGGGCAACATCTTCGCCAAGCTGGACCTGCCGGTCGGCGACTCCGGGCACCGCCGGGTGCTGGCAGTCCTGGCGCACCTGGGCGGCTGA